In Spiroplasma chinense, the DNA window TCTTTAATAGGAAGTTGACCAAGAAGTGAAAAACTTTTAAAACTAAAAAAACAATTAAAAAGAAATGAATCAGTAATGGATGAATATAATAATTTGCTTGTTTCGGAGACAGGTAAGATCATAAAATTACAAGAAGATTTAAACCTTGATTATATTGTAAGCGGTGAACTTGAAAGAGATAATTTTGTATCTTTTGTTGGTGAAAAAATAAAAGGTGTAAAAATATTAAATATGAGCGAAATGCTAGAATATATTGAAGATAAATTTGCATTTGAACAAATTTTAAATACATTAGATGTACCTTCTTTGAGTATAAAAAATGCCATTTGTTTTGATAAATTAGAATTGGATGAAAGTTTATGTGCTAAAGAGGTTGAGTTAATCAAACAATTTAGTGATAAGCCTATAAAAATCACATTACCTGGACCTTATTTAATGACTAGATCTATGTGATTGCCAAAATTATCTAAAAACTATTATTCTTCTAAAGAAGAATTAGGAAAAGATGTTGTAGAAATTTTAAAATCTGAAATTGATACACTTGATAAACTAGGTGTTCAAATTATTCAATTTGATGAACCTGTTTTAACAGAAGTTGTGTTTACTCCTGACAAGACAAGAACATTTATGTGTTCTGCTTTGTCAGAAAAACAAGATCCAAAAGATGAATTAAAATTTGCAGCTAATTTAATCAAACAAGTTATGGATTATGCCAAAACCAAAAATTCCAAAGTTGCTTTGCATGTGTGCAGAGGAAATTGGAGCAAAGACGAATCCACATTATTATCTGGTTCGTATGGTCCGTTAATTGAATTATTCAAAGAAGTAAATCCAGATATTTTAAATTTAGAATTTTCTACACCGAGAGCTGGAGAAATAGATGTTTTATTCAATAATTTGGATATGAAAAATACCATTTTAGGTCTTGGGGTTATAAACCCAAGAACTGATGATATTGAATTAATAACTGAAATTGTTAGTTTTGTAGATGAAACTTTAAAATTTACAACACCTGAAAACTTGTGATTAAACCCAGATTGTGGTTTTGCAACATTTGCAAATAGACCAGTTGGTGTTGAAAACATAATTGTTGAAAAGATAAAAGCTTTAACAACAAGTGCAAGAATCATGAAAGAGAAACGTTAATGTTAGATTTTCAAAAAGAATATATTTATGAGTATAGAGCGATTAAAAACTATAATAAAGCATTAAAAATCTATTCAAATTACTTAGAGATTGAAAGTGAAAGTGAATTTAGTTTTGATATTAAAAATTCAAAACCTAGTGCACTTGATCAATTTGCAACCGCAATTATAAGTTCAATAATTTATTCAATAATAGACTATGATAAAAGAAACTCAAAAGCTATTGAAGCTATTGAAATTAAAACAAAAATGAGGTTAAAATCTCCTTTGTCTAAAATAAATGTGATTGGCATTGATGATGATAAACCAAAGATAGATAAAATGGAATTTAATATTTATGTTGATAATGTTCTAGAAGATGAAAACATAGGTATTTATTGTTTGAAGGGTATGGAAAATTCAATATTATTAAATTCTTTGAAAAACTCTATAAGTTTTGTTTTTGATATAGCAAATGTTTAAAAAGGTATTTTAGAAATACCTTTTTATTTTTTTATAAATGAAATATAATGACAAAAATTATGCTTTTAGCTCTAAAATTTGTTATGATTTTCTTGTTATAAAATTTTAGGAGAACAAATATGGATAAAAAAATCATTAATATAGCTGTTATTGCTCACGTTGATGCTGGTAAATCTACATTAGTAGATGCATTTTTAGGTCAATCAGGAGTTTTTAGAGCTAATGAAGAAATAAAAGAACAAGTTATGGATAGTAACGACCAAGAAAGAGAACGTGGAATCACAATTTATTCAAAAAACTGTGCAATTGAGTACAACGATTACAAAATTAATATCGTAGATACTCCTGGCCATGCTGATTTTTCAAGTGAAGTTGAAAGAATTATGAAAACTGTTGACACAGTTATTTTGCTTGTGGATTCAGCAGAAGGACCAATGCCACAAACTAGATTCGTTCTTTCAAAAGCATTAGAACTAGGGTTAAAACCAATCTTATTGATTAACAAAATTGACAAAAAAGACCAAAGAGCATTAGAAGTTGTTGATGAAGTTCTAGAATTATTTATGGAATTAGATGCAAACGACGAACAAATGGAGTTCCCAACATTATTTGGAACTGCAAGAGAAGGTAAAGTTCAATATTCAATGGATGAACCAAGTGATAACTTAGTTCCTTTATTTGAAACAATTATTAAACAAGTTGGAAATTACCCAATTGAATTAGCACAAGAACCAGTTCAATTACAAATTTCATCACTTGCATATGATTCATTTATTGGAAGACTTGGAATTGGAAGATTATTTAAAGGGGTATTAAAAGAGGGACAACAAGTTTCTATTTCAAAAAATGATGGTTCAATTACAAAAGGGAAAATATCAAGTTTATTTATTTACCAAGGACTTAAAAGAGTTGCTGTAAAAGAAGCTCAAGCAGGAGAAATTGTTGTTATTGCAGGTATTGCTGACTTAACAATTGGAGATACAGTATGTTCACCAGACAATATTGATGCATTACCTCCAATTATTATTGAAGAACCAACAATGAGTATGAACTTCTTAGTTAATACTTCACCATTTGCAGGTAAAGTTGGTAAATATGTTACAACAAGAAATATCAAAGAAAGATTAGACAAAGAATTGGAAGTTAATGTTGGATTAAAAGTTGACGCATTAAGTGATTCTTCAGCTGATGGATTTAAAGTATTGGGAAGAGGAGAACTTCACTTATCTGTTCTTATTGAAACAATGAGAAGAGAAGGTTTTGAACTTGGAATTTCTAGACCAGAGGTTGTATTTAGAATTGATGAAAAAGGTAATAAACTTGAACCTATGGAAAAAGTTATTATTGATGTACCATCAGAATATTCAGGAACAGTTATTAACAAACTTAACCTAAGAAAAGGTATGATGCAAGACATGGATAGTGATGGAATCAGAGATAAAGTTACTTACATAGTTCCAACTCGTGGATTAATTGGATTCAAATCAGAATTTACAAACGATACTCGTGGAGAAGGAGTTCTTGTTAAATCATTTATTGGTTATGAAGAATACAAAGGAAGTATCGAAGGAAGAAACAACGGTGCATTGGTTTCAATGGCAAACGGAGTTACTTTACCTTATGCTTTAGGTAACTTAGAAGAAAGAGGTATTTTATTTGTTGGACCTCAAGTTGAAGTTTATGATGGAATGATCATTGGACTTCACTCAAGAAGTAACGATTTAGAAGTTAACCCAACAACAGGTAAAAAACTTACAAATACAAGATCTAGTGGTACTGATGATTCAGTTAAACTTACACCAGCAAGAAAATTCACTTTAGAAGAAGCTTTAGAGTTTATTGAATGAGATGAATTGGTAGAAGTTACACCAGAAGATGTAAGATTAAGAAAAAAATGACTTTCAAGCAATGAAAGAAAACAACATAGAAACGATCCTCACTAGGATTGTTTTTTTATATCCAATAAATGTTATACTCATAAAGAGCGATAATTGTTTTCATACTAATTAACAATGTTTAATTATTAAAATGAAGATGATTAAAGAAATAGTGTTTGTTTAGTTAATAATACGAGTTTTAATAATTTTTTATCAATTGAAAGACGGTGATAAAAAATGAATAATTCAGAATGATATGTTAATAGTTTTAGATTTAATAAATTTTACAAATTATGTATATTAATATCATTTTTAGCATCTATTAGTTTAATTTCATTAATTTTTTTACAACTGTTTCTTTTTAAAGGAACAAATAGTAATGTCTTAATTTATATTATGCTTGGTTTTTTGGTTCTTTCAGAACTATTTGGATTGGTTTCTAGGTACTTTTACTTTAGAATAATCAAATTCAAATCTAAACCTTGTTCAAAAATTGTTGTTTTTTCAAAAATAGCATTTTTAAT includes these proteins:
- a CDS encoding cobalamin-independent methionine synthase II family protein produces the protein MKENRFLTSLIGSWPRSEKLLKLKKQLKRNESVMDEYNNLLVSETGKIIKLQEDLNLDYIVSGELERDNFVSFVGEKIKGVKILNMSEMLEYIEDKFAFEQILNTLDVPSLSIKNAICFDKLELDESLCAKEVELIKQFSDKPIKITLPGPYLMTRSMWLPKLSKNYYSSKEELGKDVVEILKSEIDTLDKLGVQIIQFDEPVLTEVVFTPDKTRTFMCSALSEKQDPKDELKFAANLIKQVMDYAKTKNSKVALHVCRGNWSKDESTLLSGSYGPLIELFKEVNPDILNLEFSTPRAGEIDVLFNNLDMKNTILGLGVINPRTDDIELITEIVSFVDETLKFTTPENLWLNPDCGFATFANRPVGVENIIVEKIKALTTSARIMKEKR
- the typA gene encoding translational GTPase TypA is translated as MDKKIINIAVIAHVDAGKSTLVDAFLGQSGVFRANEEIKEQVMDSNDQERERGITIYSKNCAIEYNDYKINIVDTPGHADFSSEVERIMKTVDTVILLVDSAEGPMPQTRFVLSKALELGLKPILLINKIDKKDQRALEVVDEVLELFMELDANDEQMEFPTLFGTAREGKVQYSMDEPSDNLVPLFETIIKQVGNYPIELAQEPVQLQISSLAYDSFIGRLGIGRLFKGVLKEGQQVSISKNDGSITKGKISSLFIYQGLKRVAVKEAQAGEIVVIAGIADLTIGDTVCSPDNIDALPPIIIEEPTMSMNFLVNTSPFAGKVGKYVTTRNIKERLDKELEVNVGLKVDALSDSSADGFKVLGRGELHLSVLIETMRREGFELGISRPEVVFRIDEKGNKLEPMEKVIIDVPSEYSGTVINKLNLRKGMMQDMDSDGIRDKVTYIVPTRGLIGFKSEFTNDTRGEGVLVKSFIGYEEYKGSIEGRNNGALVSMANGVTLPYALGNLEERGILFVGPQVEVYDGMIIGLHSRSNDLEVNPTTGKKLTNTRSSGTDDSVKLTPARKFTLEEALEFIEWDELVEVTPEDVRLRKKWLSSNERKQHRNDPH